A stretch of the Alnus glutinosa chromosome 6, dhAlnGlut1.1, whole genome shotgun sequence genome encodes the following:
- the LOC133871298 gene encoding stemmadenine O-acetyltransferase-like, giving the protein MEVEIISKEYIKPSSPTPPNLKTHKLSFLDQFIPTLYVPIILFFPMNQSTEHSVADIVSQRSRLLKQSLSETLTRFYPFAGKVKDTLSIDCNDEGVYYVEARVNCHLLECLNQPNTALFYQFLCGEALRKELTAGDHVAMIQASTFACGGIAIGVLVSHMIADGTGMSVFLKGWATTAHKAREAVLLCPNFDAPSVFIQNDAPSREVSYTLDALFNPFLKSGRFISRRVVFDASAIASLKAKATSPSVQNPTRVEVVSALLWKCVMAAFKATSGIHMPTFIIHPVNFRRRAIPPFSESSMGNLIWPALASCTVEEIKLPDTVCKLREAITKIDGDFVKSLQGDGGFAKHFELAKEMVEACASEASSSGMNYIAFTSWCNFGLYDIDFGWGKPIWISSAGSSGNTEAVLPNLVLLMDTRSRDGIEAWVILDKEDMIVLGQDKELLAFASFDTSPIN; this is encoded by the coding sequence ATGGAGGTGGAAATTATTTCCAAAGAATACATCAAACCCTCTTCTCCAACGCCCCCTAACCTGAAAACCCACAAGCTCTCCTTCTTGGACCAGTTCATTCCTACCCTCTATGTTCCCATAATCCTCTTCTTTCCCATGAATCAAAGCACGGAACATTCTGTTGCTGATATCGTCTCTCAAAGATCACGACTATTAAAGCAATCCCTATCAGAAACCTTAACTCGCTTTTACCCATTTGCTGGAAAAGTCAAAGACACCCTGTCCATCGATTGTAATGACGAGGGGGTTTACTATGTAGAGGCCCGGGTAAACTGTCATCTTCTTGAATGCCTCAACCAACCCAACACTGCTTTATTCTACCAATTTCTTTGCGGAGAGGCCCTTAGGAAAGAGCTAACCGCGGGAGATCATGTTGCTATGATACAAGCGAGCACCTTTGCATGCGGCGGTATTGCCATTGGTGTCCTTGTTTCCCACATGATCGCTGATGGAACTGGCATGAGTGTCTTTCTCAAAGGTTGGGCTACCACGGCTCACAAGGCCCGTGAAGCTGTACTATTGTGTCCTAATTTTGACGCCCCATCAGTTTTCATTCAAAACGATGCACCCTCTAGAGAAGTGTCTTACACTCTCGACGCTTTGTTCAATCCCTTCCTCAAATCAGGCAGGTTCATTTCAAGGAGAGTTGTGTTTGATGCCTCGGCCATTGCGTCACTCAAGGCCAAAGCAACAAGCCCAAGCGTACAAAACCCAACAAGAGTTGAGGTTGTCTCGGCCCTGCTTTGGAAATGCGTGATGGCTGCTTTCAAGGCCACTTCTGGTATCCATATGCCAACTTTTATCATCCATCCGGTGAACTTCCGTCGAAGAGCAATTCCACCATTCTCAGAATCTTCCATGGGAAATTTAATTTGGCCAGCACTCGCATCGTGCACGGTCGAGGAGATAAAGTTGCCGGACACGGTTTGTAAGCTGAGAGAAGCAATAACAAAAATCGATGGTGATTTTGTGAAGAGCCTACAAGGTGATGGGGGGTTTGCCAAGCACTTTGAGCTTGCGAAGGAAATGGTTGAGGCATGCGCAAGTGAGGCAAGTTCTAGTGGAATGAATTACATTGCGTTTACGAGTTGGTGTAACTTTGGTCTCTATGACATTGATTTTGGGTGGGGAAAGCCGATATGGATAAGTTCGGCTGGTTCGAGCGGCAATACGGAGGCCGTGCTCCCAAATCTGGTTCTGCTAATGGACACAAGATCCCGTGATGGAATAGAAGCGTGGGTGATATTAGATAAAGAAGATATGATTGTATTAGGACAAGACAAAGAACTCCTTGCTTTCGCTTCCTTTGATACTAGTCCCATAAACTAG
- the LOC133871709 gene encoding uncharacterized protein LOC133871709: protein MCGIEAGTTSHALWWCVFAQAVWSNCRGPINKSLVVKEDFFSIFCYLCERLDMGELELFAILSHKIWLRRNKVVFGGPVQSPSCLLKCAKDLLGDYRRSLVEAAVPVNRSSLVLSRCSKPVAGTIEINWDAALDVKKKIMGVGIIARNSMGLVKAAMCTVSPYIQNPSVAEAIGARRAIEFAREMGFSSIELEGDSREVVLVLGSSEEFCGFYENIAMETRLLLGLFPCWRITYVGRDGNKAVHCLAKLAVSQYSQHVWVDVCPLVVLDIVCAEQL from the coding sequence ATGTGCGGAATTGAAGCTGGGACTACTAGTCATGCGTTGTGGTGGTGTGTTTTTGCTCAAGCCGTTTGGAGCAATTGTAGGGGTCCTATCAATAAAAGCTTGGTGGTGAAGGAGGACTTTTTTAGTATATTTTGTTATCTCTGTGAAAGGTTGGATATGGGGGAGTTGGAACTATTTGCGATCCTATCCCATAAGATATGGCTGAGGAGAAATAAGGTGGTGTTCGGGGGTCCAGTTCAATCTCCCTCTTGTTTGTTGAAATGTGCCAAAGATTTGTTGGGTGATTATCGAAGATCTCTTGTGGAAGCTGCAGTACCGGTGAATCGGAGCTCTCTTGTTTTATCTCGGTGTAGTAAACCAGTTGCAGGCACCATCGAGATTAATTGGGATGCAGCGTTGGACGTCAAGAAGAAAATCATGGGGGTGGGTATTATAGCTAGGAATTCTATGGGCCTAGTGAAGGCGGCGATGTGCACGGTGTCACCTTATATCCAGAATCCTTCTGTGGCCGAAGCAATTGGTGCTAGGAGGGCTATTGAATTTGCTAGAGAAATGGGTTTCTCCTCGATTGAGCTTGAGGGTGATTCTAGGGAAGTTGTTCTGGTTTTGGGGAGCTCAGAGGAATTCTGCGGCTTTTACGAGAATATAGCAATGGAGACTCGGTTGTTGTTAGGTTTATTTCCATGCTGGAGGATTACTTATGTGGGACGCGATGGGAATAAGGCTGTTCATTGTTTGGCTAAGCTAGCTGTCTCCCAGTATAGTCAACATGTGTGGGTTGATGTTTGTCCCTTAGTTGTATTGGATATTGTATGTGCTGAACAGCTTTAA